A genome region from Euzebyales bacterium includes the following:
- a CDS encoding argininosuccinate synthase, with translation MSTPSSAGRLVLAYSGGLDTSVAIQWLSEQKGYDVIACAIDVGQAQPGELDRVRQRGLDCGALEAVVIDARDEFADDYVADAIRANALYMGKYPLVSALSRPLITNHLIATARERDAVAIAHGCTGKGNDQVRFEVTAMALAPEITVEAPIREWGLSREASIAWAQERGIPIPVRKASPYSIDENLWGRTAECGILEDPWAEPPEEVYERTRALTNTPDEPDEVTIGFVDGLPVSLDGKELDLRSLVAELDQRAGAHGVGRIDMIEDRLVGIKSREIYECPGAVTVLTAHRDLEDLCMEQELAQEKRTLEGRYAQLIYNGLWFTPLKTALDAFMASSQRFVRGDVRLRLFKGSATVIGRRSDIALYDHDLATYDEADRFDHTQAVGFVRLWGLPTKVWSRRQGDIGAG, from the coding sequence ATGAGCACACCATCATCGGCGGGGCGGCTGGTCCTGGCGTACTCCGGCGGCCTGGACACCTCGGTGGCCATCCAGTGGCTGTCGGAGCAGAAGGGCTACGACGTCATCGCGTGCGCGATCGACGTCGGCCAGGCACAGCCGGGCGAGCTGGACCGGGTGCGCCAGCGCGGGCTGGACTGCGGCGCGCTCGAGGCGGTCGTGATCGACGCGCGCGACGAGTTCGCCGATGACTACGTCGCCGACGCCATCCGGGCGAATGCCCTCTACATGGGCAAGTACCCGCTGGTCAGCGCCTTGTCGCGTCCGCTGATCACCAACCACCTGATCGCGACCGCGCGCGAGCGCGACGCGGTCGCGATCGCCCACGGCTGCACCGGCAAGGGCAACGACCAGGTGCGCTTCGAGGTCACGGCGATGGCCCTGGCACCGGAGATCACCGTCGAGGCCCCGATCCGCGAGTGGGGGCTGTCGCGCGAGGCGTCGATCGCGTGGGCCCAGGAACGAGGCATCCCGATCCCGGTCAGGAAGGCCTCGCCGTACTCGATCGACGAGAACCTGTGGGGCCGCACCGCCGAGTGCGGGATCCTCGAGGACCCGTGGGCCGAGCCGCCTGAGGAGGTGTACGAGCGCACGCGGGCGCTGACCAACACCCCCGACGAGCCCGACGAGGTCACGATCGGCTTCGTCGACGGCCTGCCGGTGTCGCTGGACGGCAAGGAGCTGGACCTGCGGTCGCTGGTCGCGGAGCTCGACCAGCGGGCAGGCGCGCATGGCGTGGGTCGCATCGACATGATCGAGGACCGCCTGGTCGGCATCAAGAGCCGGGAGATCTACGAGTGCCCAGGTGCCGTCACCGTGCTGACGGCGCACCGTGACCTCGAGGACCTGTGCATGGAGCAGGAGCTGGCCCAGGAGAAGCGCACCCTCGAGGGGCGTTACGCCCAGTTGATCTACAACGGGCTGTGGTTCACGCCGCTCAAGACGGCGCTCGACGCGTTCATGGCATCATCGCAGCGCTTCGTACGCGGCGATGTCCGGCTGCGACTGTTCAAGGGCTCGGCGACGGTGATCGGTCGGCGCAGCGACATCGCCTTGTACGACCACGACCTGGCGACCTACGACGAGGCGGACCGCTTCGACCACACGCAGGCGGTGGGCTTCGTCCGCCTGTGGGGATTGCCGACCAAGGTGTGGTCGCGTCGACAGGGCGACATCGGTGCCGGGTGA
- the argR gene encoding arginine repressor, with product MSALSEAAASRVQRRAVLRELVARYAVSSQAELVALLADAGISATQATVSRDLDELGITKARGADGTVSYALPEMPALAQALRQFVVDIDASGNLAVVRTPPGTATAVAIAIDGSDVPGILATLQGDDTVLVVAREPATGREVAERLRAIKTGKGTAVTIDGHEQGSEAT from the coding sequence ATGAGCGCCCTGTCGGAGGCGGCGGCCTCGCGGGTGCAACGGCGCGCGGTGCTGCGCGAGCTTGTTGCCCGGTACGCGGTGTCGTCCCAGGCCGAGCTTGTCGCTCTGCTGGCCGACGCCGGCATCTCCGCAACGCAGGCGACGGTCAGCCGCGACCTCGACGAGCTGGGAATCACCAAGGCCCGGGGCGCCGACGGCACGGTCAGCTACGCGCTGCCCGAGATGCCGGCTCTTGCGCAGGCGCTGCGCCAGTTCGTGGTCGACATCGACGCCAGCGGCAACCTCGCGGTGGTGCGTACTCCACCGGGGACGGCGACCGCCGTGGCGATCGCGATCGACGGCAGCGACGTTCCCGGGATCCTCGCCACGCTGCAGGGTGACGACACGGTCCTGGTCGTCGCCCGTGAGCCCGCGACAGGGCGTGAGGTCGCGGAACGCCTGCGGGCGATCAAGACCGGCAAGGGCACAGCAGTGACCATCGACGGACACGAGCAAGGAAGCGAAGCGACATGA